The Arachis hypogaea cultivar Tifrunner chromosome 19, arahy.Tifrunner.gnm2.J5K5, whole genome shotgun sequence genome has a window encoding:
- the LOC112777196 gene encoding probable carbohydrate esterase At4g34215, translating into MEESNTDPNLNPRKMHIFILSGQSNMAGRGGVIKTYDDHHHRTIQHWDGVVPPECSSDPSTYRLSAALRWEQAHEPLHADIDTKKACGVGPGMSFANAVRRRVDSPLGLVPCAVGGTAIKEWARGEELYENMVKRAKESVKEDDKSEIKALLWYQGESDTSSEEDAEGYKVNMENLIQNVRQDLNLPSLPIIQVAIASGSEYMEKVREAQKAIDISNVMCVDAKGLQLKEDNLHLTTEAQVQLGQMLAEAYLTHFHPC; encoded by the exons ATGGAAGAATCCAATACAGATCCCAACCTCAACCCACGCAAAATGCACATCTTCATTCTATCCGGCCAGAGCAACATGGCCGGTCGCGGAGGCGTCATCAAGACCTACGACGACCACCACCACCGGACGATACAGCACTGGGACGGCGTCGTACCGCCGGAGTGCAGCTCTGACCCTTCCACCTACCGCCTCAGCGCCGCCCTCCGATGGGAACAAGCACATGAGCCCCTCCACGCCGACATCGACACCAAGAAAGCATGCGGGGTGGGTCCCGGCATGAGCTTCGCGAACGCTGTGCGGCGGCGCGTGGACTCTCCTTTGGGATTGGTGCCGTGCGCGGTGGGGGGCACGGCCATAAAGGAGTGGGCGCGTGGGGAAGAATTGTACGAGAACATGGTGAAGAGAGCGAAGGAGAGCGTGAAGGAAGATGATAAGAGCGAGATCAAAGCGTTGTTGTGGTACCAAGGAGAGAGCGACACGTCAAGTGAGGAAGACGCTGAGGGTTACAAGGTCAATATGGAGAATCTCATCCAAAACGTTCGTCAAGACCTTAATCTCCCTTCTCTTCCAATCATTCAG GTTGCAATAGCTTCGGGATCTGAGTACATGGAGAAAGTGAGAGAGGCACAAAAGGCGATTGATATTTCGAATGTGATGTGCGTCGACGCCAAGGGATTGCAGTTGAAGGAAGATAATCTTCACCTAACTACAGAGGCTCAAGTTCAATTGGGTCAAATGCTTGCCGAGGCTTATCTTACACATTTTCATCCTTGTTGA